CAGGCGATCGCGAGCATCGATACATAAGCGACCATTGCTACCCTGGCCTCGCTGAGGCGGGAGTAAAGCGTTCGGCTCGCGCACAAAACTGCGGCGCAGCAAAGAGTAACCCATTGAATGAAAAGCGACTTCAGGGCCAGATCGTCGAAGCTTGCGTTTACATCCGTGGCGGTCGATAGAGTCAGTACGATGGCCAAAAGCTCGCCCATCAAAACCAGCACGAACACCGGCCGGGCGGTGCAGAAGTTGGGTATGAACAGGCGATCAGTGGCGCGCGCGACAGGCAATATCATGACCCTACCGCAACTTCCCAAGCCTGGACCTCACTATGGTGTTCTCTCGTGCTCAATTATAGCGGCGGCAGGCCGAGGAGGATCGGCCCCGCTGCATCTTCATCATCGCCGGAGGTATCGGCCTTGGTATCCTGAACTCGAAGATCAGGGCTCTGCTTGGCCAAATATCCCCGTTCGTCGGATAAATCTTCGCGTTGGTCTTCTTTCCGCTCAAGAAAGAAGATCGGCTGAACGATACGACGAGCCATCGAGAGCAACGCATATGCAAGACACATGAAGCAAGAGGAAAGGCATGCTAGCACACAGAGACGGCCAAGCATAAACAAGTTGAACGCCTCCGGATTCACGCTCACTGAGCTGATGGTCACCGTTGCGATCATCGGCATCGTGTTGATGATCGGTGTGCCCAGCTTTCAGCAGGTGATTATGAATAACCGCATGGCGACGCAAGCGAACAATTTGCTGGGATCGATGAACCTTTCCCGGAGCGAGGCGGTTAAACGCGGACAACGGGTTGTGCTTTGCAAAACCGCCGACCCGTTTGCCGCGACTCCGGCATGTACCACGTCCGGTGCTTGGGGACAGGGGTGGCTCATATTCGTCGATAGCGATAACGACGCGACGCTTGACGCCGGAGAAGTCTTGCTGAAGGTTCACCAAGCCATTTCTCCGTCCACGCTGAGCGGAAATACCAACGTCGCCGACTACCTATCCTACGCGGCGGATGGAGCCACCCGCCTTACGAGCAACGCTTTTCAGTCTGGCACGCTGACGCTGTGCCCCGGCA
The Pseudomonadota bacterium DNA segment above includes these coding regions:
- a CDS encoding GspH/FimT family protein; this translates as MNLSRSEAVKRGQRVVLCKTADPFAATPACTTSGAWGQGWLIFVDSDNDATLDAGEVLLKVHQAISPSTLSGNTNVADYLSYAADGATRLTSNAFQSGTLTLCPGTSGMTGRSIVVNAAGRARIASVTCR